In Alphaproteobacteria bacterium, the following proteins share a genomic window:
- a CDS encoding LLM class flavin-dependent oxidoreductase — protein sequence MRFGLFGGAKAAGSGPDADSQGYRAFIDYVIRAEALGFESLFMVEHHFTGVGQVSASLNLLTYLAARTRRIRLGTAVVVLPWHNPALLAEQAATLDLLSDGRFDFGIGKGYRKSEFAGFAIPQDEAEARFAECVDVLRRAWTEPGRFSHRGRFWRFDDVVVEPRPIQQPHPPFWMAAGSPASIRRAAREGFNLLLDQLAPIDLTLERAALYRDALEAAGRGRHSCQIAVARALQLVETADEREQALAVRQRVLTHIGDLARGRGAERYQSADAIQSAGLAGDDSALIGTPEEITARLQRLAAGEIDQVLLIDPNGRQRSLEVFAAEIAPAFRATP from the coding sequence ATGCGCTTTGGCCTTTTCGGCGGTGCGAAAGCCGCCGGCTCCGGCCCGGATGCGGATAGCCAGGGCTATCGCGCGTTCATCGACTATGTGATCCGGGCCGAGGCGCTGGGCTTCGAATCCTTGTTCATGGTCGAACACCATTTCACCGGCGTCGGCCAGGTCTCCGCCTCGCTGAACCTGCTGACCTATCTGGCCGCGCGCACCCGCCGCATCCGCCTCGGCACCGCCGTGGTGGTGCTGCCCTGGCACAATCCTGCGCTGCTGGCGGAGCAGGCCGCGACCCTCGACCTGCTGTCCGACGGGCGCTTCGACTTCGGCATCGGCAAGGGCTATCGCAAGAGCGAATTCGCCGGTTTCGCCATCCCGCAGGACGAGGCCGAGGCGCGCTTTGCCGAATGCGTCGATGTCCTGCGCCGGGCCTGGACCGAGCCGGGGCGCTTCTCGCATCGGGGTCGGTTCTGGCGCTTCGACGACGTGGTGGTCGAGCCCCGCCCGATCCAGCAACCGCACCCGCCCTTCTGGATGGCCGCCGGCAGCCCCGCCTCGATCCGCCGCGCGGCACGCGAAGGCTTCAACCTGCTGCTCGACCAGTTGGCGCCCATCGACCTGACGCTGGAGCGGGCCGCGCTCTATCGCGACGCGCTGGAAGCCGCCGGGCGCGGCCGGCATTCCTGCCAGATCGCCGTCGCCCGCGCGCTGCAACTGGTGGAGACCGCCGACGAGCGCGAACAGGCGCTGGCCGTGCGTCAGCGGGTGCTGACCCATATCGGCGACCTGGCGCGCGGCCGCGGCGCCGAACGCTATCAAAGCGCCGACGCGATCCAATCCGCGGGGCTGGCGGGGGACGATTCCGCCCTGATCGGCACGCCGGAGGAGATCACGGCCCGCCTGCAACGCCTTGCCGCGGGCGAGATCGACCAGGTGCTGCTGATCGACCCGAACGGCCGCCAGCGCTCGCTGGAAGTGTTCGCGGCCGAGATCGCGCCGGCCTTCCGCGCTACGCCCTGA
- a CDS encoding ABC transporter substrate-binding protein, producing MWLKGLLATAAIAVVTSIGAQAQTVGVTDTSIKIGNTSPYSGPASAYGAIGKAYVAYFQMVNDRGGITSKDGKTRKVDFISLDDGYTPPRTVEQTRKLVEQEHVAFTAGQTGTASNSAIHRYMNAKKVPQLFVATGASKWAQPQKFPWTIGFQPGYDIEGQIYAKYILATVKDPKIAILFQNDDYGKDYRDGFIAELGDKAKDMIVKALPYEVTDPTVDAQMLELAATGANVFFNVSTPKFAAQAIRKACEIGWKPLQILNNVSSSVGATLRPAGLDCSQGLITAQYMRDPTDPQWHDTDGYKEWAAFMDKYLPNADRTDISYAYGYSLAYLIDYTLTNCADLSRPGIMHCAADVKDLQIPMLIPGILINTSPTDFHTIQAEQLSRFEGDRWVLFGNIIEVSQ from the coding sequence ATGTGGTTGAAAGGCCTTTTGGCGACGGCTGCCATTGCCGTTGTCACCTCTATCGGCGCACAAGCCCAGACCGTGGGCGTAACCGATACCTCGATCAAAATCGGCAATACCAGCCCGTATTCCGGCCCAGCGTCGGCCTATGGTGCGATCGGCAAGGCCTATGTCGCCTATTTCCAGATGGTCAACGATCGGGGCGGCATCACCAGCAAGGACGGCAAAACCCGGAAGGTCGATTTCATCTCGCTCGACGACGGCTATACGCCGCCGCGCACCGTCGAGCAGACCCGGAAACTGGTGGAGCAGGAACACGTGGCGTTCACGGCCGGGCAGACCGGCACGGCGTCGAACTCGGCCATCCACCGCTATATGAACGCCAAGAAGGTGCCGCAGTTGTTCGTCGCGACCGGCGCCTCGAAATGGGCGCAGCCGCAGAAATTCCCGTGGACCATCGGCTTCCAGCCCGGCTACGACATCGAGGGGCAGATCTACGCAAAGTATATTCTGGCGACCGTCAAGGACCCGAAGATCGCCATTCTGTTTCAGAACGACGATTACGGTAAGGATTACCGCGACGGCTTCATCGCCGAACTGGGGGACAAGGCCAAGGACATGATCGTCAAGGCGTTGCCCTACGAGGTGACCGATCCGACGGTCGATGCGCAGATGCTGGAACTGGCCGCGACCGGCGCGAACGTGTTTTTCAACGTCTCGACGCCAAAATTCGCCGCCCAGGCCATCCGCAAGGCCTGTGAGATCGGCTGGAAGCCGCTGCAGATCCTGAACAATGTCTCGTCATCGGTGGGCGCGACGCTGAGGCCCGCGGGGCTCGATTGCTCGCAGGGGCTGATCACGGCGCAATACATGCGCGACCCGACCGACCCGCAATGGCACGACACCGACGGCTACAAGGAATGGGCGGCGTTCATGGACAAATACCTGCCGAACGCCGACCGCACCGACATCAGCTATGCTTACGGGTACAGCCTGGCCTATCTGATCGACTACACGCTGACCAACTGCGCCGATCTCTCGCGGCCCGGCATCATGCACTGCGCCGCAGACGTGAAGGACCTCCAGATCCCGATGCTCATCCCCGGCATTCTGATCAACACCAGCCCGACCGATTTCCACACCATCCAGGCCGAGCAACTGTCGCGCTTCGAAGGCGACCGCTGGGTGCTGTTCGGCAACATCATCGAAGTGTCGCAATAG
- a CDS encoding sarcosine oxidase subunit alpha family protein gives MTAFRIPGAGRVDHGRPVRFSFDGRAYDGLAGDTLASALLANGVHLVGRSFKYHRPRGVLSAGSEEPNALVGIRGGGGREEPNTRATVQDLYEGLAAVSQNRWPCRQFDLGAAADRLHRLLPAGFYYKTFLWPKSFWDRIYEPLIRRAAGLGVAPSAPDPDRYAARYAHCDVLVVGAGPAGIAAALAAARSGARVILADEQAEIGGALLSEPGVRIDGQTGWDWLAAARAELTALAQVRLLERTTAIGYYHRNMVGLAQRLTDHLATPPEHAPRERLWRVRAGQVVLAQGAIERPLLFHGNDRPGVMLAGAAQTYLHRYGVRVGERAVVATSHDSAWHAAFDLADAGVAIAAIADVRAAVDPALIAGARARGIEALPGHAITDTSGRLRVQAATLAPLAAAASGTGRILTCDSVLMSGGWTPSVHLFSHTQGKLVWDEAVQAFLPGEKTEDCHIAGAGRGLWGIGAALADGAAMGRAAAEAAGFPPAEAPALAVESDRAGTGIGLRELPTHRAPHRVRAFVDFQNDVTAKDIRLAVAEGMRSIEHVKRYTTTGMATDQGKLAGMNGLAVAADAAGEPEPALGLTTFRPPYTPTTFGALAGYHQDGLFELTRKTPIDGWAEDNGAVFEPVSLWRRARYFPRAGEDMRAAVARECRTTRQAVGMFDASTLGKIEVVGPDAAEFLNRLYTNPFARLGVGRCRYGLLLGEDGFIRDDGVIGRLAAGRFHVTTTTGGAARVLGMMEDYLQTEWPDLRVWLTSTTEQWATVALNGPNARRLLQPLVEGLDLSDGRFPHMSVAECRVAGVPARLFRVSFTGEMGFEVNVPARHGLALWQRLQAEGEAHGLGVYGTETMHVLRAEKGFIIVGQDTDGTVTPDDAGLGWAIGKRKPDFVGKRSLTRPDLVARNRKQLVGLLTHDPRVVLEEGAQIVENPHQPLPMTMIGHVTSAYWSETLGRSIALALVEGGRMRMGETLHLPMPGATHKARVAGTVFYDPDGRRLSA, from the coding sequence ATGACGGCTTTCCGAATCCCCGGAGCCGGCCGGGTCGATCACGGGCGGCCGGTGCGGTTCTCGTTCGACGGCCGGGCCTATGACGGGCTGGCGGGCGACACGCTGGCCTCCGCCCTGCTGGCGAACGGCGTGCATCTGGTCGGGCGTTCGTTCAAATACCACCGGCCGCGGGGCGTGCTCTCGGCCGGGTCGGAGGAGCCGAACGCCCTCGTCGGCATCCGCGGCGGCGGCGGGCGCGAGGAGCCGAACACGCGCGCGACGGTGCAGGACCTCTATGAGGGCCTGGCCGCGGTGAGCCAGAACCGCTGGCCCTGCCGGCAGTTCGACCTGGGCGCGGCGGCGGATCGGCTGCACCGGCTGCTGCCGGCCGGCTTCTATTACAAGACCTTCCTCTGGCCGAAGAGCTTCTGGGATCGGATCTACGAGCCGCTGATCCGCCGTGCCGCCGGCCTGGGCGTGGCGCCGTCGGCGCCGGACCCGGACCGCTACGCCGCCCGCTATGCCCATTGCGACGTGCTGGTGGTCGGCGCCGGCCCGGCCGGGATCGCGGCGGCGCTGGCGGCGGCGCGGAGCGGCGCACGGGTCATCCTCGCCGACGAGCAGGCGGAAATCGGCGGCGCGCTGCTGTCCGAACCGGGCGTCCGGATCGACGGCCAAACCGGCTGGGACTGGCTCGCCGCCGCACGAGCGGAACTGACGGCTCTCGCCCAAGTCCGGCTGCTGGAGCGGACCACCGCTATCGGCTATTACCACCGGAACATGGTGGGCTTGGCCCAGCGGCTGACCGACCACCTCGCCACCCCGCCGGAGCATGCCCCCCGGGAGCGGTTGTGGCGGGTGCGGGCCGGCCAGGTGGTGCTGGCCCAGGGCGCCATCGAACGGCCCTTGCTGTTCCACGGCAACGACCGGCCGGGCGTGATGCTGGCCGGGGCGGCGCAGACCTATCTGCACCGCTATGGCGTCCGGGTTGGGGAGCGAGCCGTGGTGGCGACCAGCCATGACAGCGCCTGGCACGCGGCCTTCGACCTCGCCGATGCGGGCGTGGCGATTGCGGCCATAGCCGACGTGCGCGCCGCGGTGGACCCAGCCCTGATCGCCGGCGCCCGAGCGCGCGGGATCGAGGCGTTGCCCGGCCACGCGATCACCGACACAAGCGGGCGGCTGCGGGTGCAGGCGGCGACGCTCGCCCCGCTGGCGGCAGCGGCAAGCGGAACCGGGCGGATATTGACCTGCGACTCGGTGCTGATGAGCGGCGGTTGGACGCCCTCGGTCCATCTGTTCTCGCACACCCAGGGCAAGCTGGTCTGGGACGAGGCCGTCCAGGCGTTCCTGCCCGGAGAAAAGACCGAGGACTGCCATATTGCCGGCGCCGGCCGCGGGCTATGGGGTATCGGCGCGGCTCTGGCGGACGGCGCGGCCATGGGTAGGGCTGCGGCAGAAGCAGCCGGCTTTCCCCCGGCGGAAGCACCGGCCCTTGCCGTGGAGAGTGACCGCGCCGGCACGGGCATCGGCCTCCGGGAACTGCCGACGCATCGGGCACCGCACCGGGTGCGGGCGTTCGTCGATTTCCAGAACGACGTGACCGCCAAGGACATCCGCCTCGCCGTCGCCGAGGGCATGCGCTCCATCGAGCACGTGAAGCGCTACACCACCACCGGCATGGCGACGGACCAGGGCAAGCTGGCCGGCATGAACGGGCTGGCGGTCGCCGCCGACGCGGCGGGCGAGCCGGAGCCGGCGCTGGGCCTCACCACCTTCCGCCCGCCCTACACGCCGACCACGTTCGGCGCGCTGGCCGGCTATCACCAGGACGGCCTGTTCGAGCTGACGCGCAAGACGCCCATCGACGGATGGGCGGAGGACAACGGCGCCGTGTTCGAGCCGGTGTCGCTCTGGCGCCGCGCCCGCTATTTCCCACGGGCCGGCGAGGACATGCGCGCCGCCGTGGCCCGCGAGTGCCGCACGACGCGCCAGGCGGTCGGGATGTTCGATGCCTCGACGCTCGGCAAGATCGAGGTGGTGGGGCCGGACGCGGCCGAATTCCTGAACCGCCTCTACACCAACCCCTTTGCCCGCCTGGGCGTCGGCCGCTGCCGCTATGGCCTGTTGCTGGGCGAGGACGGTTTCATTCGCGACGATGGCGTGATCGGGCGCCTCGCCGCCGGCCGTTTCCACGTCACCACCACCACCGGCGGTGCGGCGCGGGTGCTGGGCATGATGGAGGACTATCTCCAGACCGAATGGCCGGACCTGCGGGTGTGGCTGACCTCCACCACCGAGCAATGGGCCACCGTCGCCCTGAACGGCCCGAACGCGCGCCGGCTGTTGCAGCCGCTGGTCGAGGGGCTGGATCTCTCGGACGGGCGCTTCCCGCACATGTCGGTGGCGGAATGCCGGGTGGCGGGCGTCCCGGCCCGGCTGTTCCGGGTCAGCTTCACCGGCGAAATGGGCTTCGAGGTGAATGTGCCCGCCCGCCACGGCCTGGCGCTCTGGCAGCGATTGCAGGCGGAGGGGGAGGCGCACGGCCTTGGCGTCTATGGCACCGAGACCATGCACGTGCTGCGGGCGGAGAAGGGCTTCATCATTGTCGGCCAGGACACGGACGGCACGGTGACGCCGGACGATGCCGGTCTCGGCTGGGCCATCGGCAAGCGCAAGCCGGACTTCGTCGGCAAGCGCTCGCTGACCCGGCCGGATCTGGTGGCGCGGAACCGCAAGCAGTTGGTCGGGCTGCTGACCCACGACCCCCGCGTCGTGCTGGAGGAAGGCGCCCAGATCGTCGAGAACCCGCACCAGCCGCTGCCCATGACCATGATCGGCCATGTCACCTCGGCCTATTGGAGCGAGACGCTCGGCCGTTCCATCGCGCTGGCGCTGGTCGAGGGCGGGCGGATGCGCATGGGCGAGACGCTTCACCTACCGATGCCCGGCGCAACCCACAAGGCGCGGGTTGCCGGCACCGTGTTCTACGACCCCGATGGCCGGAGGCTCTCGGCATGA
- a CDS encoding cation:proton antiporter — MTIVAYGLLVLIGLLALAAAAVPLARKLRLPATVLFAASGLAIGLVALERGSALFGEGLDAYDRWVFAQLMLDSQSMLYVFLPPLLFEMTLAVNVRRLLDDTAVVMVMAILAVVTATVLIGVSVWVATPTALVACLLLGSAVATTDPAAVISTFREIGAPRRLLVILEGESLLNDAAAIAIFGLMIGLLSGTTEPSAGQVVSGFLYSFGAGAGLGLAAALVAGRIYPLLAGSSAAEASVTLFVAYGSFIGAEQFVGGSGVVAVVFAGLATGSIGFLWMGPGNWQTVRVVWSQIGFWANALILIIAASLVPSVISHVGWIVAPLTALVYVCALLARAVIFVAVLPVLARLNLATPLTARQSALLIWGGVRGSVTLVLALSIADRGVLGEDARLLGAVAAAYTLATIFLNAGSLAWVTHRLGLDRLSAADLALREKIIAGALERVRAVVTNIVRARDLEPEALATVDRALGERREQAEAQAAGERISFGERLRLGLTITGGQEARLIRRAFDEGAIGPRSAVALRLNAERIADAARIQGREGYDTAAAAAIRAPDGYRLAVLTRRFLKLDWPLRRAIEMHFIALLETERIVRELRTFIGQVVAPMIGQDAADNLSHLMTDRHDAVNAEIDAIAAQYPHYASAVERILVARAAIRRERQQYTRLLNDGIIGQELHDNLIGDLDRRERAVAAPPRLDLTLRPRALLDRVPIFQGLSDGQLKLIARLLRTRFTKPDEVLLQADQRGTEMYFIASGAVALEFPDGDQRLGSGDFFGGIALVQPFRRRTSKVVSLGYCRLLVLKRQDFLKLSKRDPALAEMIRTAAERQLVAGPTLRD, encoded by the coding sequence ATGACAATTGTCGCCTATGGCCTGCTGGTGCTGATCGGCCTGCTGGCGCTGGCGGCCGCCGCGGTGCCGCTCGCGCGGAAACTGCGATTGCCGGCAACCGTGCTGTTCGCGGCGTCGGGACTCGCCATCGGGCTGGTGGCGCTGGAACGCGGCAGCGCCCTGTTCGGCGAGGGGCTGGACGCCTATGACCGCTGGGTGTTCGCGCAACTGATGCTCGACTCCCAGTCCATGCTCTATGTCTTCCTGCCGCCACTGCTGTTCGAGATGACGCTGGCGGTCAATGTCCGCCGCCTTCTGGACGACACGGCGGTGGTGATGGTCATGGCCATCCTGGCGGTGGTCACCGCAACCGTGCTGATCGGCGTTTCGGTCTGGGTCGCGACGCCGACCGCGCTCGTGGCCTGCCTGCTGCTGGGCTCGGCCGTGGCGACGACCGATCCGGCCGCGGTGATCTCGACCTTTCGGGAGATCGGCGCGCCCCGCCGGCTGCTGGTGATCCTGGAAGGCGAGAGCCTGCTGAACGATGCGGCGGCCATCGCCATTTTCGGGCTGATGATCGGCCTGCTCTCCGGCACGACCGAGCCCTCGGCCGGGCAGGTGGTGAGCGGCTTTCTCTACAGTTTCGGGGCAGGCGCCGGATTGGGGCTGGCGGCGGCGCTGGTGGCGGGCCGGATCTATCCGCTGCTGGCGGGATCCAGCGCGGCGGAGGCTTCCGTCACCCTGTTCGTGGCCTATGGCTCCTTCATCGGCGCGGAGCAGTTCGTCGGCGGCTCCGGCGTGGTGGCGGTGGTGTTTGCCGGCCTCGCCACCGGGTCCATCGGCTTCCTGTGGATGGGGCCCGGGAACTGGCAGACGGTGCGGGTGGTCTGGTCGCAGATCGGCTTCTGGGCCAATGCCCTGATCCTGATCATCGCCGCCAGCCTGGTGCCCAGCGTGATCAGCCATGTCGGCTGGATCGTGGCGCCGCTCACCGCCCTGGTCTATGTCTGCGCCTTGCTGGCGCGGGCCGTGATCTTCGTCGCGGTGCTGCCGGTGCTGGCGCGCCTGAACCTGGCCACGCCCCTCACCGCACGGCAGAGCGCCCTGCTGATCTGGGGCGGCGTCCGCGGATCGGTCACGCTGGTGCTGGCGCTCTCCATCGCCGACCGGGGCGTGCTGGGCGAGGATGCGCGGCTGCTGGGGGCGGTTGCGGCCGCCTACACCCTTGCCACGATTTTCCTGAACGCGGGCTCGCTCGCCTGGGTGACGCACCGGTTGGGATTGGATCGCCTGTCGGCGGCGGACCTGGCCCTGCGCGAGAAGATCATCGCCGGCGCCCTGGAGCGGGTGCGCGCGGTGGTGACCAACATCGTGCGCGCGCGCGATCTGGAGCCCGAGGCGCTGGCGACCGTCGACCGTGCGCTCGGCGAGCGGCGCGAACAGGCGGAGGCCCAGGCCGCCGGCGAACGCATATCCTTCGGCGAGCGGCTGCGCCTCGGCCTGACCATCACCGGCGGCCAGGAGGCGCGACTGATCCGGCGGGCGTTCGACGAAGGGGCAATCGGACCACGCTCGGCGGTCGCGCTGCGCCTCAACGCCGAGCGGATCGCGGACGCGGCGCGCATCCAGGGGCGCGAGGGCTATGACACCGCCGCCGCGGCGGCCATCCGCGCGCCGGACGGCTATCGCCTCGCCGTGCTGACCCGACGGTTTCTCAAGCTGGACTGGCCGCTGCGCAGGGCCATCGAAATGCACTTCATCGCGCTGCTGGAAACCGAGCGGATCGTCCGCGAGTTGCGGACGTTCATCGGCCAGGTCGTCGCGCCGATGATCGGCCAGGACGCGGCCGACAACCTGTCGCACCTGATGACCGACCGGCACGATGCGGTGAATGCCGAGATCGACGCGATCGCGGCGCAATATCCGCACTATGCGAGCGCGGTGGAGCGCATCCTGGTGGCGCGGGCCGCGATTCGGCGCGAACGGCAGCAATACACGCGGCTGTTGAACGACGGCATTATCGGCCAGGAATTGCACGACAATCTGATCGGCGATCTCGACCGGCGCGAGCGGGCGGTGGCCGCACCGCCCCGCCTCGACCTGACGCTGCGGCCGCGGGCGCTGCTGGACCGGGTGCCGATCTTTCAGGGCCTGTCCGACGGCCAGCTGAAACTGATCGCGCGGCTTCTGCGCACCCGCTTCACCAAGCCGGACGAGGTGCTGCTGCAGGCCGACCAGCGCGGGACCGAGATGTATTTCATCGCGTCGGGCGCGGTCGCGCTGGAATTCCCCGACGGCGACCAGCGCCTGGGCAGCGGCGACTTCTTTGGCGGGATTGCCCTGGTCCAGCCCTTTCGCCGCCGCACCAGCAAGGTGGTATCGCTGGGCTATTGCCGGCTGCTGGTGCTGAAGCGCCAGGACTTCCTGAAGCTGTCGAAGCGCGATCCAGCGCTGGCGGAAATGATCCGAACCGCCGCCGAACGGCAACTGGTGGCCGGGCCGACCCTCCGCGACTGA
- a CDS encoding sarcosine oxidase subunit beta family protein, translating to MAGFSAYSLLRQALTGHKHWPPQWPDAQPKAEYDVVVVGAGGHGLATAYYLARDHGITNVCVLDKGWLGGGNTGRNTTIVRSNYLYDESARLYDHAIDLWDGLSQDLNYNVMFSQRGVMMLAHTVHDVHSFQRHIHSNRLNGVDNRWLTPQQAKDLCPPLNIAASARYPVLGAAWQQRAGTARHDAVAWGYARAAAARGVDIVQNCPVTAIRRGPDGAVEGVETGKGFIRARKVAVSAAGHTSVIMASAGVRLPLESFPLQALVSEPVKPVFPCVVMSNTVHAYISQSDKGELVIGSGTDQYTSYSQRGGLPLIEHTVAAICEMFPIFRRMRMLRNWGGVVDVTPDRSAILGKTPVRGLYVNCGWGTGGFKATPGAGHVLAHTVARDEPHALNAPFTLERFTTGRLIDEAAAAAVAH from the coding sequence ATGGCCGGGTTTTCCGCATATTCGCTCCTGCGCCAAGCGTTGACCGGGCATAAGCACTGGCCGCCGCAATGGCCGGACGCCCAGCCGAAGGCGGAGTACGACGTGGTGGTGGTCGGCGCCGGCGGCCACGGGCTGGCCACGGCCTATTACCTGGCCAGGGACCACGGCATCACCAATGTCTGCGTGCTCGACAAGGGCTGGCTCGGCGGCGGCAATACCGGGCGGAACACCACCATCGTCCGCTCGAACTATCTCTATGACGAAAGCGCCAGGCTCTACGACCATGCCATCGACCTGTGGGACGGGCTTTCCCAGGATCTGAACTACAATGTCATGTTCTCGCAGCGCGGCGTGATGATGCTGGCGCACACGGTGCACGACGTCCACAGCTTTCAACGGCACATCCACTCCAATCGCCTGAACGGCGTCGACAACCGCTGGCTGACGCCGCAACAGGCGAAAGACCTCTGTCCGCCGCTGAACATCGCCGCGAGCGCCCGCTATCCGGTGCTGGGCGCGGCCTGGCAGCAGCGCGCCGGCACCGCCCGGCACGACGCGGTCGCCTGGGGCTATGCCCGGGCGGCGGCGGCCCGGGGCGTCGACATCGTCCAGAACTGCCCGGTGACCGCGATCCGCCGCGGGCCGGACGGCGCGGTCGAAGGAGTCGAGACTGGCAAGGGCTTCATCCGAGCGAGGAAGGTGGCAGTCTCCGCCGCCGGCCATACCTCCGTCATCATGGCGAGCGCCGGCGTGCGCCTGCCGCTGGAGAGTTTTCCGTTGCAGGCCCTGGTCAGCGAGCCGGTCAAGCCGGTGTTCCCGTGCGTGGTCATGTCGAACACGGTGCACGCCTATATCAGCCAGTCGGACAAGGGCGAGCTGGTGATCGGCTCCGGCACCGACCAGTACACCTCGTACTCGCAGCGGGGCGGGCTGCCGCTGATCGAGCACACGGTGGCGGCGATCTGCGAGATGTTCCCGATCTTCCGCCGCATGCGCATGCTGCGCAATTGGGGCGGCGTGGTCGACGTGACGCCGGACCGCTCCGCCATTCTGGGCAAGACGCCGGTCCGGGGGCTCTATGTCAACTGCGGCTGGGGCACGGGGGGCTTCAAGGCGACACCGGGCGCCGGGCATGTGCTGGCCCACACCGTCGCCCGCGACGAGCCGCACGCGCTGAACGCCCCGTTCACGCTGGAGCGTTTCACCACCGGCCGGCTGATCGACGAGGCTGCGGCCGCCGCCGTCGCCCACTAG
- a CDS encoding SUF system Fe-S cluster assembly regulator, with protein MFRLSKMTDYGVVVLGCLAGQRGRLVSAPDIAEATGLPGATVSQVLKTLAAAGVVASHRGARGGYELARAPEAVTVRELVVAFEGPLAVTACVDGAADNCAVESLCLLAGGWEQVNAAIRTALDSVTLADVLRPITHFGRPEAPIEQEAPL; from the coding sequence ATGTTCCGCTTGAGCAAAATGACCGACTACGGCGTCGTCGTGCTGGGCTGTCTGGCGGGCCAGCGCGGCCGGCTGGTGTCGGCCCCGGATATCGCCGAGGCCACGGGCCTGCCCGGCGCCACGGTCAGCCAGGTGCTGAAGACGCTGGCCGCGGCCGGCGTCGTCGCCTCGCACCGCGGCGCCCGCGGCGGCTATGAACTGGCGCGCGCGCCGGAGGCGGTGACCGTGCGCGAACTGGTGGTGGCCTTCGAAGGCCCGCTGGCCGTCACCGCCTGCGTCGACGGCGCGGCCGACAATTGCGCGGTCGAATCCCTCTGCCTGCTGGCCGGCGGGTGGGAGCAGGTGAACGCCGCGATCCGCACCGCGCTGGACAGCGTCACGCTGGCGGACGTGCTGCGCCCCATCACCCATTTCGGCCGGCCCGAAGCCCCGATCGAACAAGAGGCCCCGCTATGA
- a CDS encoding sarcosine oxidase subunit delta — MLLIPCPYCEAALPEAEFAYGGEAHIARPADPSAVSDAEWRDFLFIRTNARGPHFERWRHVHGCGRFFNAVRDTVSDRFLVTYKAGEPKPDLAALRAAAGKGAAE, encoded by the coding sequence ATGCTGCTGATCCCGTGCCCCTATTGCGAGGCGGCGCTGCCGGAAGCGGAATTCGCCTATGGCGGCGAGGCGCACATCGCCCGCCCGGCCGATCCTTCGGCGGTGAGCGATGCGGAGTGGCGCGACTTCCTGTTCATCCGCACCAACGCCCGCGGCCCCCATTTCGAGCGCTGGCGGCACGTTCACGGCTGTGGCCGTTTCTTCAACGCCGTGCGCGACACGGTGAGCGACCGCTTCCTCGTCACCTACAAGGCGGGCGAGCCGAAGCCGGACCTCGCGGCACTGCGGGCGGCTGCCGGCAAGGGCGCTGCGGAATGA